CGATGAATCACGGCCGCCTCTGTCATCCAGCCTGAAGCTTGATGGCAGTCAGATTGCTGCGGATCAAGAAGGATTTAGTGGTTTTTTTCATaaaggcagcagcgccgccggagaaGGACCTACGGGAGCCTTCCATACCAGGGGCCGTGAAGCAGAAGCTAACCCGGTGGACACCGTGTCTCCATCCAACGGCATTTCAGCGCTTCAGGGCCATCGGTTCACTTCGGCGTCGTCCCAGAAGCATTCACCGGAATCGATCACGTCTGTGGAACTCAGGGCAAGTCCGGCTCTCATAGTCCGGGCGCTGGACATATTCTCGTCTCTTCGTGTGGAAGCGGGTCACAAAGTGGTTGATGCAGCCGCCAACCGCTTGATGAAACACATGGCAGACTTGTCTCCCGATCAActtgcggctgctgctgcagctgttACCAAGACCACAGGTTATGCAGTGCTCTGCTCTTCCACGAAGGACTCAGAAGCGTCGTCACTACCGTCAAGCCACGATGCACCTTGTAGTGTTGCTGGGCTTTCTGCTCGTGTGGGAGGACAGGTAGCGGCACCTGAGGGAACGTGCGGGTTGGCACACCCAGTGGCCATCAGCCCGACGGGAAACCGCGGGGCTGACCACGATACCGTCGTGCCACTTCCACATCGTCCTACGAACCGTGCGTTGGGCCGTTTTTCTGACTCAGAAGCTGTGTGGAGTGGTAGCGAACGTCAAGTAATGGAAACGCGCGTCCGCTCTATCCCAGATCGGCTGCTAGTGGCGGTGGCTTCTCGGCTTGAGCGAGATGCCCCGTCATTTTCTCTTCCGTCTATTGTTACTGTGCTGAGGGCATTCCGGCGCCGAAAGCTGCATTTCCCCTCATGTATATCAGTAGCCGTATCACGCGCGGCTACGCATCTGCGTCTTGCGGCAAATATCCGGCAACAAACAGTTCTGACTGTTGACGAAATTGGACAGCTGGTTGAAGCGTGTGCGTTCTTCGGAGAAAGGCCACCTGCGATGTGGGATCCTCCGTCTACGACGACTGTAAGGCCGAACGTGAGCGGTGTACCTGGCCACGGTGATGCGAATACGAATGAGCTGGTtgacgctgcggcggcgtatTTGGAACAACACCTGGATGAAATGTCCGAGCAGACTGCCATCCGAGTGACTTTCGCCCTCGCAGCGGTAGACGGCGCAACTAGTAAGTGGTACCTCCAAAAACATGTTGTCAGTTGTAGTAGTATTCACTTGCTTTAGAGTCGTGAAGATGAAGCTCTGGCCTGCGCTCAGCGGTTCGGCAGGTTGTCCGGTGCTACTCCCACGAACGCAGTTGTTCTGTATTTTGCATGTGGTGATGTCTGTCGTAAGGCAGCTCGGCTTGCGTCAAGGGTTTCACACACGAAAGTACACGATTATTATGAACCGGACTCTCCTCCGGCAATAGGGAGCTGCGGCACCCTACAAAGGTTGTTGTGCCAGACGCCCTCCACAGGTGCGTGGGTGCGTGTCTGTGAATGTTATTCCGTGCCTCAGCGTTATTTGTGGCGTATTGCGTCCAGGCCGGCATGCGTATCTTCTGTCGTTTGCATTTCGCAAGATCGGCAAGGGCACCGCGTGGCAAGGAAATAAGGTCGCAATTTTCCAGCTGTGGCTCTCCCATATGCTACAGTTTCCATGGCTCCGTTACAACATGCCGCAGCGGTGTGTCTTCGAGGGTAAGCGATTCGCCACAACAGATATTTCCGAGTTGGTGTTTTGTGCCGCATTTTAGTCAGCATCAGGAGCGTCGATTGCGGATGTACGGCGCGGACGGGCCTCAGGGAAATAtatcgccgccgcgctgtcgaGGTTCACGTTGTGTTGTTTCCACGCAAAGGTTATGatggcctcctcctcgtgtgCGTCCTCACGCAGGACTACGGGCATGGTGCATGCAGCGAGGAGGCTACGGAGCCCCCTTCCCACGCGTGGTTGCTGAAGTCTCAGAATTGCTGAAGCGAAGGGCAGTGGCTCATGCAGCCCTGGTGAAGGTTCCGGCCAGTCCGTACGAGCTCGATATTCTTCTGCGGTCGTCGGGCGGCGAGACCATTGGTACGCTACTTTGATGTTGACCCGCAGGAGAGACTCGCCATAGCAGGCGGGATATCCCCAACTTGCTTCTGTTGTAAACGCCGTCGCTGCGACGGCCGTGCCGTTCGTGTGGGCGATCACACTGTCGATAGAGGCATAGCACCTCAATCAGCGAGATGGGGAGGGGGGTATCTCCAGTCGGTCACGCTGCTGACTAGTGGAAAGTAATATCGGATCAGGAAGCCCTTCACTGGAAGATACCCGGTTATGATAACCGGTTTCGCTTCTGTTTTATCAGTTCAGTCTGTCCGTAGCATTCGTGTTTGTTGTCTGTGTTGTGACATCTCGTTTCTTGCAGTCATCATGGTGACCAACGAATGTGCGCCGAACACATTTGCGCCAGTCGGAGGCAGTCGCTTGCAGGAGGTGCACCTGGCACTGGCCGGATTTCCACACGTCGCATTTCTGCACCAAGCAACTTGGAACTCTTTGCCGTCCGAGGTGGAGAGAGCGCGCTTCCTTTTGCGTGTTCTGCAGAGTGTATCTCCTTGGCCGTCGTCTGCAGAAGTATGCAGACGGCTGAGAGAGTTCATAGGAAATGTCCTGGTAGAGGAAGAGTTGGATACAGGGGGCAGTATACAGACTGACAGGTGATGATACGTGGACGTCAGCTATCGTGAGGCCTCTGTGCGGTGCTAGGGAATCCGTGCTCTCCCGAAGAGTACTGCACCCTGTCCTCCCACACCCCGTACCCCCCTCGGTACAAGCCGATGCCTGTTCCTGCCCGAATATGTGAAGTTGAGTGCTCCTGTCCAGAGATGCTGATTTCGGTATGTATCCGTTAACATGCCGGGCGTTCATATAACTTGCCGGGGGAAGGTGAACCGCCAGTGGCACTGCTTAGTCAAAGGCATTTCATCGCGGTGCCGAGTCTACACAAGAGGCTACCCACCAGGGTACCGCCGAGGGATGTACGCGTCCAGTCACAGGTAATATCTTTTTGATTTGAACCTGTGCTAACCACTCGATTTTACAGCAGTTGCGCCTGGACTCAAAAATCACTACtggcgggcagcggcgtTCGGGACATGGGGTGGCGAGGCAATCGCGCTCCAATCAGTGTCCGCACGCAGTTGCCTGCCTTGGTCATATTTTTTTGAAGGACACGCCGGGTTTTGTTCGCAGGAAAGAAGAGGGACCCCCAATGGCGCTGCTTGTTAGTAAGGCACAACCAGGCTATTAGGTTAACGTGCGATACATCTTGTCCTCTATGTGGCCCACATAGAGGACAAGATGTCCAAACGACGTAACAAATAGGAGCCATTCCATAAATGTTTCCCTCAATCGCTTGTTTCCGCTATTCCATATATGTCAGCACGTCGATGCAAGGCGAGAGTTCTGCAGATGACAGAGGCATGTGTAGGTCAGGACCCAGCCACATGAGGTCACTTTGGCTTCTATGGCGCAGAGGACGTGCGCATTACGCTGATGTAGGCGCGTGACTCAAACGGAAGCCGTCTCTGTGTAGCGTAGTACTTTAGTTGTGGTTAAGTGGTACCAATCGTGTACGCTGGGGACCCGGTGACAGCGATGGTGGAAGGCAGAGTTTCTTAACTAACTGCGAGTGGAGTTGTATGATATAAGGGCTCGATGATTGTTATGTCGCCGAAGACCCGGCTACAGCGAGGCGCGTACGTTCATAGTGAAATTCGTAGCGGGCATCTGAAATACGATTGATCCTCGTGTTTATCTTGAAGCTTTGTTTTTAGTAGTTGGAGAGACAAAGAGCAGATGACACAGTGGTCCGCATCCAGACGGCCGAGACTCCCGTAGGTTTAGGCCTGTCGATCGGAGTTGGCCATGCAGTTATATGTTCATGCTCGTCGCGAACAAGGACGCTTGCGCCAAGTTAGGGCTTGCGTTGGTCCAGGTGGGTGGCCTTTTAGACTGTAGAAGAGAGGGGAACTTGAAATGAACCAGTCCACAACGCTTATTACGCCTCCTCCAACCGGCGTCGCATCCATAGAAAAGGGTTGCGCAAACTGGAGACCACTCCCAGACTGTGTAGGGCGTCTGAACTTGCACTACTCGGAAGCGTGGGTTTGCCATACACGGAGGGGTCCGCCTCGTGGTGCTCGTGCGAAAACTGTGCGAGACAACGCAGCACTCCTTCTATTGAGCAGAAGGAAACCAACAACATCGGCACGATTGTCTCCTAGCGACCCTACCTCCAAACGGAACAGCAGCACTTGCGTGGTAGTTACCGCGCTAACAGTTCCGGGTCCCTGTCCCTGCTGTGACGACCCGAAAAGAAAAGGAGCGTATCTGACGCAGAGCATAATCCGTTTACCCAACTAGAAAGTTTGTGATCGTTCTtacgacgccgaggagagtTCTGCAGATGAGAGAGGCATATGCAGCGCTGAGTGCCGCGCTTCAAACCGGTGCTCCATATCCATCGTGATCCATTTCAAAGCACGGAAGCACATGTAGAACGCCCCCGAAAACTCATGAATGACGCACACCCGGTATTTCCCGATGACATCAAGATTCAAACGTACGCCAGATACGCCCCGTACAGTGCTTTCTCACCCCTTAATTTCTGGCCTTCTGTGCTTGACGGGCATTGCTCGTGCAGCGGCACCACGTGCACTTCCCGCACGGGGGGCGATGCAGGATGCAAGGATCGAATTAAGTTTTTTCATGGTGGTGCGATTTATCATCACGTGGCAGTTCCATAGGACATTGCCGTTTTCAGGAAGAAAATGTAAACGAATGTGTAttacgcatgcatgcagtctccttccgcgcgcagctAGCGCAGCccggcagcgagccgcgcaacACAGAAAACATCTCCCGCTATTTCCAGTTCTGAGAGTTCTCCACGACGGTGTTTTCTGTACCCATTCATCTAGTGCAGAGCTTTTCTTTCCTCAAATTTACTTGAAGGCATTGACgttctttttttttgttcCCTGACAAGGGGCACATGCTCCAGTATCGCGCGAGACACGTAAAGAATGATTCACGTTGTCTTATGACGGCGTAAAACCTCGGCCGTGCCCGTCGCCGAGCTAATGCAGCCCTCCAGGGCTCTGTCTTTATGTGTCAGCTCAAGCTCAGCCGACCTGCTTCGGTATCCTTACTCTACCATGGTCCCTTTTCTGCATTGAGGCTGCGACGTCGTCCGCACCTATGACTGCGTCCGCCGGTGATCATCGTCGTTTGGCTCCGTGGACAGTACCGCTCCGGAGCAATAATGGAGGCTCTACATGTGTCATTCGCGGATGACTCCTCAATCTGTGTCCAAGATAGCATCGGATGTCAAACGCAtgagcgcgacgcagaaTCTGTTGCGCTGACGGCTTTGAATACTCGTGTTTACACGCAAACACTGCAGGTGCTGCGCTCTCGATTAACTGAGCGACGGGCCAACAGATTCCATAGATACTTCAACGAACCTGGACCGCCCCATGATTGCTTTGTCACCCCCGGGGGTGATCCAGAAAGTGCCGGACATGAACCTTTTGTTGGGACCTTACCCAGCGTCGCAGATGATCGGCCCGTGATTACAGGACTCCCATCAGATGCCTGCGCTATAAAATCTGGCACAATGTGGGAGGAAAGGGATATCTCTGAAGGACAGGACGCTGTCTCCACCTTTTACCTTACGGAACCGGTTGGAGTTTTGCTACAAGCAGGGAGCAGCAAACATGATGGAGTGTGGGACCCCTTGGAGCGCATGACGAAACGACGGGAAGAACTCATCCTCATGCattcgcggcgcttcaccGAGGAGATAAACGAAGAAAATAAAGGAAAAAGAGCATCAGATAATCGAGATATCTCTTGATGAGGTCTGTCACAAGGATGATAAGCCTTCGTCGGTGGATCGACAGTCCAAGAGGggacgcgtccgcgtccATTTTAGCGTTCCTTTTTCCAACTGTTGCCCACATTCATAGAGCATGTGCCTTACGGCAAAGCAGGAAAGGGGTGGTCTATGACTCGGGCAAAGCGGGACCTATCCCCCTCTCAGGCAACGTCAAGTCAACCAGGTTTGTCTCGAGGTCATCCACAAACGTGACGTTAACCCGAGTCGTGGGCACTGCCATATTCTCGTATAGATCATTCTATCGGTCCTTTCGCTTCCATCCACCAGTTATCGCTAATGGAAGACACGGTGCCGTATCGTGCTGAGCGACTAGGCACAACTCCCTGGCCCACCTGGGTGCATCCTCAATTCAATTCGCCTTACGAAAACGCGTACCTCATTTGCGTCCGTTTAACCTGACCTTGAGGTGATTCACCAAAGGTCAATGAATCTATGCGTCTCGCTCTATGCCGACTTCCTGAATGATGCAGCGGCCGCATACGCCGTACAAGGAAtgccgcatgcgcgggcAGATCCTCCCTCAATACCGATGGTATAACTGCTTGGATCGATACGTGGTCCGGAACACCGTTGCGGCGTCTCTTGCAGTCTTCGGAGCTCATCCCCCCCCGACACTCTGCCAGCCTCTCTCGGCGGAAGAAAATCGCGGCTCCTTGACTCATGTCTTATGACGCTGTGTGACCCTGCAGTTGGGCTTCACGACGAACAATCTATCCGGCAGGATTATTTACCTCCTGTTgctggggagtatatactacaAGTTGGACAACTAGTTTACATGTTgaatgtctttgtttactgGATCCAAGGTCTCTTGTGCTCCAGCTTTGCTTTTTCATCCTGCAAACCCGGCTCGTGCCCCCTTCTGCCGGAGGCATCATGCAGCTCTATAGCatccggcgacgcgccgtaTGTGACCCGGGTGCAAATACGCTGCGAGCAATCTTCATCGTACCTTGAATCGTACACTTTCGCGTCTTCCAGCAGTTTCAGCATTGCTCATCAGGACATCATGAATATTGTCGCCTCCAACTCGATAAAAAAGTGGTTTTTCTGTGATACTCTAATGGCTGTAACATTTACATTTACTCTTTTATCCAACGGGGCAGCCCTTCGCCGTTCCATGGAGTGCGACAGTCGCACCCTTGACGGGGAAACACACGACCCCAAaaccgccgcgctgcaggatgTCGAGTTCTGCAAAGCCTCAGATGCCCTGCAAGAAGCCAGCCAGAAAACAAAAATTATACTTCCGTGAAAAGCTTCACTCAAAATGTCTGAACTCTCCTCTCTCAAATTATGCTCATCTGTTTTACTCACCGCATTTACTAAGTCCGCCCTTCTTCGTACGCGAGAACGCAGGCTGGCGCAAACCAGCAAACTGGCGAGATCATACACCGAGCGCTTAGCAATCCTCGATAAATACACGCATTCGATCATTGATCAGATCCCCTTCAAATCTGGAGACTTTTTTCGCTACACCATCGCCGTTCCGCACATACGATGCTTCGACGTCAAAGACCCTGAGGGCAGTGCCAGTTCATCGTCATATTCAAGACGTTTGAAGAAACATATCATTGACTGCGAATCCTACGAGTGATGCCCCTACAAACGAAGTCATACCAGCCCGGGAAAAAACTGCGTACCAGATAAAATAGCGATTGATGCTGTCGCTCAGTTTTCTACGCCAGTGTAGTGCTGcctcgcgaggcgccggtgAATGTGTACGAGCCGTTGCATTCGGCAGTCGTTCCTGACGCGGAGCTGGTCATACTGCCAACCGTTCTAAGATGCGCCTACGCATGCGGCGCCGGAGCTGAACACCGACAACCGTGCTCGAGCATAAAAGAAGCAGCCATAGAAGCTTCCAGGTGGCCGGAATCCGCGCTCTATCCGCCCAGTGAGTACCAGGAATCATGGAGAGCGCCTCAAGGCTGATATCTTCTTTCGGGCACTGCAAGCACCGAAAGCCCTAGACCGTCACGAACCAGACCCGAGTGGCTGCGTAGATTCATCCCGCATGGGGCGTAGCCTCTCCAAAGAATCATCCCGGGGCACTACAGGAGATGCTATGTCATGTTTGTGCGCTGAAAAAAATTACATCGCTCACACAATCAAAAGCAGTCGTGTGACAGGTGAGGCCTCTGCGGATGGCCCTGTCGTCCTAAGTGGCAACCGTgctcctgcgcagcgacATTCGCTAATCACGAAACAGCTGCATACCTTCCTGCGTTATATacccgcctcgcgcagtAAAGCGCATTCGCAGCTGAAGTCCGAGTCCGACACGCGACAATGGGCACCTCCACTGGGCAACGCCGACGCGGTTGCAAATATGTTAGTGTTTGAGACATTTGCAAAACCCTAATGCGCGGGGCAGCAGTATTCCGAATATGGCAATCCGCCCCACGGCTTCTATCGCGTGTCAACCGGCTTTGCCCGCTTAACAAGTACAGTTAGCCCGGCATTCCGCCCATATTGACATAGCCATAGCCGAACTGGGATCTCCGTCGGCTCTACGACCACATAGCAATCGGCTGCCGGTGGAAAGGTCTGAGAAAAGCTTAAAGAAGAGTTCCGCCGTGGAGGTGCCACATATGGCGGCAGCATTTTCTAGGACATACGGAAAACGTCACTGCCGCTCTGTGGGGCGCTCCCCAAACCTGCTGTCAAAGAATACCACCAACCCATCTCCACCGAATCGGTGAGCACGAGCTTCAGCCGATATCTCCGACCCTCACAGTCTATCGACGGGACACGCTCCTTGCGATTGTTACGCTCTCAGCTTCCAAGCGGATGTGTGTGACGATTGGTATAGTAGCAGCGTCGACTACACCGGTTACCTGCTTCACCATGCAAATCGGGTATTACCGCTGGAGTGGAACGGTCCTTCCCCCAGTACCGAGTTGTTGCTCTTCTGATATTGTAGTGGTCGTCTTAATCTCATGTGAAGTCTCCCGCGAAATCCGCGTCTCGGTTTTCTATGCAACTGGTGATTACGGCATATTTGGATGTGGGGCAAGGGGATCTTACCTACATCAGCAGAAACCGGATAAGGATATGCCACACTCAAGATTCGGTCGTCATGCTCTTGTTGAAGTTACCATTCAGACGGCTCGAGCGAGCCATTGAAGAGCGGCTGTGgtagccgccggcgctgcgtgaGTCTGGTGTCTGCGT
The Besnoitia besnoiti strain Bb-Ger1 chromosome VIII, whole genome shotgun sequence genome window above contains:
- a CDS encoding hypothetical protein (encoded by transcript BESB_082730) translates to MACSSFSMERKLSPAIRGSSALEGDGSQPSFRPKALYQRRRISNLAEPRVDHEPSTGRAQPRAEVPLRGAVFPCKVRDHGAVGATEDNQAAAVVDAVVEANVVLETRPDSATRIDLTEPQPEKCDSFFGQRQADQRLQREVGRAANGTPQPQDFYVNPVCMQMDTLLLKSESAEEILTLLVSHRGVMFLHNLVTALELLADFASAGSPSDRREKRLHSGEYVNISDHLAANRQLCTGLPASNTTSRGQLGNQENPDDIGSAGQPASGAPRMGAGGQGHLHLVGGDCPTRVMPRGWPQEQFAYEHFLAEGSTSTKACVSLDGIPLQASQAEGVAMHGRSVADWIIRDERYEVLVQDLRFHRRSLSFEAAAKVVLSLRRLEHRHYPLLSAMLHPLARREITLPALETCSFASAPGRGFDAREHPQQCASHALHDSGIQAAQSPSKSRQKKFDSVVQRRLDVLLQCAGVYAWAGYIQHPFFDRVAALFLSAMPSELRDPPATLPSSFISLAFHRELHCQHDDYRAADGSDDVADESRPPLSSSLKLDGSQIAADQEGFSGFFHKGSSAAGEGPTGAFHTRGREAEANPVDTVSPSNGISALQGHRFTSASSQKHSPESITSVELRASPALIVRALDIFSSLRVEAGHKVVDAAANRLMKHMADLSPDQLAAAAAAVTKTTGYAVLCSSTKDSEASSLPSSHDAPCSVAGLSARVGGQVAAPEGTCGLAHPVAISPTGNRGADHDTVVPLPHRPTNRALGRFSDSEAVWSGSERQVMETRVRSIPDRLLVAVASRLERDAPSFSLPSIVTVLRAFRRRKLHFPSCISVAVSRAATHLRLAANIRQQTVLTVDEIGQLVEACAFFGERPPAMWDPPSTTTVRPNVSGVPGHGDANTNELVDAAAAYLEQHLDEMSEQTAIRVTFALAAVDGATSRHAYLLSFAFRKIGKGTAWQGNKVAIFQLWLSHMLQFPWLRYNMPQRCVFEGLRAWCMQRGGYGAPFPRVVAEVSELLKRRAVAHAALVKVPASPYELDILLRSSGGETIVIMVTNECAPNTFAPVGGSRLQEVHLALAGFPHVAFLHQATWNSLPSEVERARFLLRVLQSVSPWPSSAEVCRRLREFIGNVLVEEELDTGGSIQTDR